In Procambarus clarkii isolate CNS0578487 chromosome 30, FALCON_Pclarkii_2.0, whole genome shotgun sequence, the DNA window ggttaatgggagtctcttctcTAACTGTCAATGGCAGCTGGTCATTGCTTCTCtttggaagctggtgggaaccactgcatcttacctcgttgacggtgtgaaagcggataacaccaccattggagtttatggcggtgtttttgttgcatactcggcaaaaacatcttttaggagcagttttaattattaataatagtagtaataattattaatataattaattaataataattaacaataaattattaattaatatattaataattaataataataataattaataataacctcttttaggagcagttttaattattaataatagtaGTAATAAATATTAatctaattaattaataattattaattaattaataattattaataatagcagtaataattatttattatataataataataaaaataatattttctCCAAAATTAACTTCATTTGTACAGTTTATAACCTTATTACTTACTCAATTGCCCCAAAGgtgatttcatttttttcatattcaataaACTGGCTAGAACCTGACAGCATAGCTTGAATTATCTTAGAGGCGAAGGCATGTTCCTTTTTAATGATGAATTCATGACCATCAGATGATATTAACTTGATGTACATGGAATCAGGACCTTCACATCCTCCACACACAGGTTCTCCGGCATCCATCATCTTATTTATGAAAGATATAAGAGGCATTCTCTACTACTTCTGCTACTCACAACTAACAATTCTATATTGCCTCCATTCACAACTATTTTTTATAAATCTTGACATCATAGAACCCATAGTgtgatataatataataattaagaaAAACTTTCTTATTACCCattaatataataattactttatgtTCAAAATCTGAAAAAGCACAGAAAAGTCACTTTTCGTGGGAAATTAAAACTTTGTTATTTTTCATTTTGTATCAACGTCTTCGCCAAAGAATTTCCCCCAGAAATATATAATTTTAGTATCAATCAATTGATTAATAAAAACCATGTAAGAGGCAATTAGTTAATCTAAATATATCCTAACCATGATTAAATGCTTTCTGCTATACCTAGTGTGGGATATATCAATATTCACCCATTAAGACATTTGACCATTCCTCAGAAAGCGACTCACAACGGTCGACTAACAACCAAGTTCCtaataattactgctaggtgaacagtggcaacgGGTGTAAGGAGACGCACCTAGCTGTCTCGCCCTGCCCAAAAAGACAATGCCCATGTTATCTATCGGaatagaagatatatatatatatatatatatatatatatatatatatatatatatatatatatatatatatatatatatatatatatatatatatatatatatatatatatatatatatatatatatatatatatatatatgtcgtacctagtagccagaacgcacttctcagcctaaaatgcaaggcccaatttgcctaataagccaagttttcatgacttaatgttttttcgactacctaacctaacctaacctaactttttctgctacctaacctaacctaacctataaagataggttaggttaggtagggttggttaggttcggtcatatatctacgttaattttaactttaataaaacaaaattgacctcatacataatgaaatgggtagctttatcatttcataagaaaaaaatagagaaaatatattaattcaggaaaacttggcttaataggcaaatctggccttgcatagtaggctgagaagtgcgttctggctactaggtacgacatatatatatatatgtatatatatatatatatgacaatgtcagaccacggaggaaaaatgaaacaggaaatttccttaagtactttcgtatattaaatacatcttcagaaggtcattttacagatcgagtgatgggtataaataggcaggaaggagtggtgaagtaaggtgaggtacaatacttggacaacgcagacggcccattggcccatcagatgcacccaattggcacatccgatgtagcccaatggcccatctgatacagcagacatacaagcataatatataggtaattataacataaagaagtaaatatatacaataaattagtgagacaaatgtttttcaatgattctacttaaatcgccctttagctgatctattagaaatggatctaagttatatagaccactgctaatattcaaattactttctttggtgatctgtatcaaagcagattcaattatgtttctgttataggtgcttttacaatttgttattgaagaagcactctcccaatcaatttggtgagctttttctgacaaatgcacaaacaaagcattagacaattggccatgtcttacagagtatttatgttgcgatattctacattttaaatctttagatgtttgcccgacatagaacttattacattccttacaaggtattttataaatgacgcaattatcactacgagggctgttccttactaatagcttaccaacagtgttttcgtagctaaacattacatctatattaaaaagtttcaaggccttgacaatattctcaaacccagagaaatatggtaaacataacacattctttgggcgaatcctttcactgcatacattattataatatgtacgacgagctttgttacgacaaacttccaaaaaattcagtgggtaacaaagcttaagaccaatcgaatcaatattcttaaattcttcatctaagaattctggactcacaactcgaagagctcttagatacattgaagaaaaaattgacttttttacattgtatttatgccctgaaaaataatgaacataagataaattgttcgtaggttttctgtaaacactaaactttaatgaagagttttccctttgaataagcacatctaagaatggcaaacatttatcaatttcagtctccatagtaaattttatggaggtgacttggtcattaagtttggctacaaattcgtctgtgtttacatctgaaggccaaatacacaagatatcatcaacatatctaaaccaaggaatgattccaggagttatttttgaaacaaatttcttttcaaagaattccatgtacaggtttgagagcaatggcgatagaggattccccattgccattccaaaagtctgtaaataatactcattattaaaggtaaatttacattctttaatgcacaacttaacaa includes these proteins:
- the LOC138369871 gene encoding elongin-C-like — encoded protein: MDAGEPVCGGCEGPDSMYIKLISSDGHEFIIKKEHAFASKIIQAMLSGSSQFIEYEKNEITFGAIESHVLQKVSMYFTYNAQFNNSKMNNPEFPIDSEIALDILMAADFLDC